The genomic segment tAATTCTAAAATATGCTtcaattatttcataaattccAAACAAACCACTGTCCTCTTAGATTACTAAATGCTTCAGGAATTTTCTATGTTAATTTAAGCTTTACGCCACAGAGTTCTCATATCTTAGCTGTATCTCGAGATGAACTTTCAAAAATTAGGGTAGATCCTCTATCTCTGTGGATGGATGTTTCCAGAGAAGCTGGGGATATTAAAGATTTTGTGTTTATCTCGTTATCTTTTAAAGGTTAAATAGCTTTGTTGCACCACCGAGGAATGGAATTTCTACCAATTACTAGCATAAATCTTGCAAGATACAAGAACCAACGAAAATTTCAACCTGAATCATGCCAGGGTGATCACGTGTGTTATTTCCAGGCCAAGGTGTTCCGTCTTGCATAGTCCATCCCTCGTCAGGTGTTTTCTGTGCCTTTGCTACCAGGGCATTAACTCGGACTTTGTACTCTTCATAGTCCctctgaaagaaaataaaaggaaatgatAAATGACTTTTAAGCAAAACCAAATACATCAGCTTTATCAGAAAGAACTAGTATTTAAGAGTGGTGTAATAAGAGCCCAGAACTTACTTTCATCGCTCTGCGTTCTTTCACGAAAGAAGGCTGAACCTTATCTTTCAAGTAATCAATTTTCTGTGAGAAGTAAAACTCTGGTGCTCTTGGTtcaattgagaattttttgCAGAATGGAACCCACTTCCTTGCAAACTCAGCTGTTTCTACAAGAGATTCAAATGTAAGCATGGCAGCACCATCATCAGACACATAGCAGGAAATTTTATCCACGGGATAGTCCACCGCAAGGATGGAAAGGACTGTATTAGCAGTGATCAATGGAGGCTCTTTCAGTGGGTCAACAGTACTCACGAAAAAATCCACGGCAGCAAGCTGAGAAGGCTCACCCTCTCTTTCATACCTGGCATGGAATTGAGTAAGTCATACCATTTAtactttgaaaatcaattattGCATAGATAGTTATGTGGTTCTGCGCATTGTATCAGGGCCATTTATATCTTCAGCAATTTTTATGTGCTATTCTTATATACACTACCTtctcattattttgtttttcactttgttaTTGAAAGACACAGCAAACTCATCCTACTAACCTTGACAtgaggaaattaaaaaacagtTGGCATAAAGGTAAAACCTAAcagttttatttgatataaagaCTTAGACAGAAGAGGGAAGGTTTGTATGCTTCATACAGCTAATGTTTGTAAGCCAGGTTTAGTGTTAAATCTTCCACTAGAAAAGGGAATGGTGAATTATGCAGATGATAGTGATTATAATGCAGCATAGTGAATATCCAGATCATagtgagtttgcatcaaatcaTAATCCTCAGTTTTAAAGGCTTCACTAACATTAAAAACTTTAAGTCCCAGACACTGTACCTTGCAGATAGCCTGTCGATAAATGCTTCTCTGTTGACAGGATTCCACTTGGGAAATTGATCCAACACCCAAGAAAATGCAAACCAGATCTCACATATGACAGAAGTAAGCCACAGGCCGAAGGCACTATCAACAGGATTTGTTATTCTGTAGTGGAAGAAAAGGCCTAGAATGATCAGTCGCATAATGATCACAGCTCTGTATGGTGTGAGTTTGTTGCGTGGAATTGGATAAACAATTGAAAGTGGCTCCGAAGCCTCAGCAGACCTGCAAATTGAAAAAGAACCTTCAAATGGAAGGACCTTCATCAAGGaagaactttaatatttattcctTAATGTCAACCTTCATCAAGGAAGAACTTTAAGGAATAACTGTTGGATCAAACAGTCAACCTCCAACAGTTTATAAAAGCTTCAAGTGACTTACAAGACGTTACAACATGATTAATTTGGAAATGctaatctttattcttttcagtttaaatacttcaatcttattcttcttcttatgcagtgtttcaaaatcatatataaGCCTTACTGTTGTACTTACGGCTTCTCTTCCATCTGCTGTTCCGGCGGAACTTGAGCTGGTTCAGTTTCAGGCTTAGTATTAgactttttcttcttgttctttttatccTTCCAACTCTCCACCCGATTCTTCCAAATTGGATTCCCATATTCATCATTcatttcttcacaaaatcatAGAGAGAGAagattagcaaaaaaaaatatttaagaagagaattaaaacaataaatatgatCTTCAGAAAAATCAAAGTCACTAACCACTATCCACTGTGGAAACGCTACTGATATGTCTAGCATGAATTCCTACATCCTGTACAAACCAAGGTTAATGGAAGAATGATGTCAGAATCCCAGCATTTGAAACATTATATGTAGGCAAGCTTATCGTTCCAGAAAAATAATGCTAGTTCttcttgaatttatttagaTCTAAAAATCATGAGCCCTCTTATGCATCATTAAatcattaacattttaaaaagcatagtCATACCTGAGAATTGTTGAGGTGAGATGCCATTGTGGATTGATTGCCAGACCCCTTATTTTCTACATCGTCCAGCAAGTTCTCTGGAGATTGCAAGCATAAATtagcatataaaattaaataaaaaagttagtaACATACTAATAAAAGGGTTTTCAACCATTTGAACCATACGTGATGAAAGTTTTCAACTGTTGAAAAACTTAATTACACCAGATAATATAAGAGAGAGAATCTTTCTGACACACATCGATTTACCAGAACAAAAATTGCAAAAGGGAACTTCAAGATAGGACAGTACCATCATATGGTGAGCCACATCGCAAGCAAACTTTCCGCCCCTCCTTGATCTCATACTCGAAACAAGACTTGCACATGTGATAGTTACACTCATGGCAAGCCACAAACAGGTCTCCATTTGCATCATGTCCCACCTGTTCACCACAGCTATGGCATAAAGGAGCCCCAGATTCCATCATTTTGCTGATTACCACTTCACCGGTTCTTTACACCCTCAATTCCTCAGTTCTTTCAAGAGGGCTTCCCTCTGCTTCTCAATCTTTTATTTTGGCCTGGTTTTTATATCAAAGACCCTAACCAGAGCTAGGGTGTCTTGGTTGTCTCTCAGAGGGTGGTGCTGACATTTTTTAATGCAGAAGAGAGGGTTGAGGTTGGTGGGGCATGGCGGTTGAGGAGTTGGTGTCATGTGTttacagagaaagagagagatgagaAGCAACGTCTAATTTTTGGGGTGAAAGAGAAAAGTTCTGAAATTTTTGCGGGAAGTTCAAGGAAGGTGTCTGTTAGGCAGAGCACATCTTTAACAAACTTACTTTCAATGCAAGTCCCCTCTCTTGAATATAAACACAAGATCCAGGGCTGGGCCGCCATGCAGACCGAAAACTGGCAGCATCCAAACAGTGTACTGGCGTCTCCCATCGGCATGCTTCAGATAATCATCATATCGATGTATCAGGGTAAGTCtctcaaggaaaagaaaaaaatgaaaaataaagcacATCTCTTTTTATGTCGCTGAGACCAGATAGATATCTGGTTGGTCCATTAATGGTAGCAGATTAACCATTTATTCTTTGCGACTTCACGTCAGTGTTATCCCCAAGAACAGATGATGGGCATCCATTTTCGTAGATCTTAGATCCTTGCTTTTGATGAAGATGCAAATGACTAAAGAATCCATTTTCCTGTAAAATCTACACGGGAAATTGCAACACCAGATGCAAACAGAGCCATTCAACGAACCATAAAAAAGAcatcaaaaaattgatttttttaaaaaagggcaTTTCATGAAAGAATTGAGTGACTTGTTCTTTTTGGTGCCTGACTGAATTTATtcgatgaaaattaaaattggacGATAGCAACAGAAGCATTGCTTATTCAGCCATCTTTGTGTTTTCTGGGGATGGGGGAAGTAAAGTTTGGTCATGAATATTAAACTCATAAATTCCTTTTGATACATACTCTTTCTAATTTGATAAATCTCAAGCCAATTCACATCATGCAAATTTTGCTCCCAGTCAAAGAAACCAGCAAAACTGTAAGGAGACTTGTTGCAGAAATTTAGTCAACGATATCCATTCAGTTCGATAATCATTCTGAGAAATATAACAGCGAAGAAATTCATATGAACCATAATAATTCCATTTTGTACAGCTGTTCATCAACCTGTGACTCAACTTATACAAGCTTAAAACTCTAAAAATCATGGGGTTTGCCGGTGTGCCTTACAAGGGGTGGCTGGTGTATCATGCACTTTTCCTCGGTCAAAATGATGAAACTGTAAAAGGCAGCCCTTGGATAACCAAGCAATTGACGCAACACTGAGACAAACAGGAAACAATCTTCTCCTGCAACAGAATTAAGGCATGCTCTCCAGGAGTCTTTGATGTTTTAGCTGTAAAACTAAGAAACAGAATAGACCTTTACTACTTTTGTTGTGTCACAAACAACAAGGTTTTCTGAGTCAGTTGGAGTGGTACAGAGCCAATTGACCTGCCAAAATGGAAAGTATGAGATGAAAAGATTCCAACACGAGTGATGCAAAAGAACAAGAAGCTGAAAACCAAGATATTGTGCAAAAAGACAATGAAAACTGACCTTTTTGCTCAAATTAATGTTAAGACGAAGAACATCACTGTTGCCACCAGTCTGCACTGCATCATCATATTTGGAGCAATCCCAGACTTTCACAGACTTGTCATTCCCACCTGATATTATCAACTTCCCCTTCTCCCCAAACAGTGAAAATGTGACACAGGATACAGCAGCAGCATGGCCGCCCACAGAGTAATCCAAATGTAAcctttttcttgcattttcatCAAGAGTTCCTGTACCTGCAGCTCGAACACCATCTTTAGATGTTGATGAAGATCCTTTCCGTGCTTTTGCGGAAGTTTTTGATCTAATAACTGCAAGCTCTGattcaatatttattacatCAACAATACCATCACCCCTAGCCACAACACATATTTTATCAGACTTATCCAACATATCAACATCTGGAACTgctaatgcatgaacaaatgCAGGATTCAAACATTGTGCCCCATTGCTACCATTCTTTATGTCAGGCAAACCTGTATTCAAGAAAAGGTTCTACTGGTAAATCTTAAAGGTCAACAGAATAATACAAGCTTAAGGACCATATTTAGACTATACTTTCTATGAGATCATAAAAGcaccaaaacaaaatatcagTGATGTCAAATGCTGGAGATGGTGAATCAGTTTATGGTATGTTGTTAGGATAACACACGAATAAATTGAAGGAGGGCTTACGATCTAAAAGTTAACTTTCCTACAGCCCATCAATCGAAGATAACAAATTTTATACCAGTAAAACCTGTTAAGACATACGAGATAAGAGATATACATACCAAAATCCACAATTTTGACTGGGCGCCCTTTGGAGAAATCCCACATGACAAGCTTTGAGTCAAGACCTCCAGTAATGACTGTCGAAATTCGTGTTAATGATAAATATAGTTTGAAAGTTGAAACATAGAAGCTCAATATAAAAGCTAGAATTACATCATTCTTCCCAAAATTCATACGGCAGTCAAATGCCAAATAAAAGTGAGAGCTAATGGTACTTTCTTTCACATTATAGCTAATTACACTTCCAACCGTCTAGACAATAATGAATACCAACTCTAAAAACCTTCAGAAAATTTAATGAATACTTCCCTTCAGGAACACAAGTCTCCGATGCCTATCAGCATCCATTCACTGACTGGTACTTCACTCAATAATATCACAAACCAAGTCAGCAGATAAGCAGCCCCTTTACATGTTTCTAGAGGCTTCAGATGGAAGGAAAAAGTATGGAAGTAACTGTTAGATTACCAACATATGAATGTACATCTAATTTTCTACTTGCTAAAGCACCTAATATCAGATCCCATCATCCATGCAGTCATCAACATTCACAAAAGTGCATGTGCATGTGCTGTGGGTGAGTgtcagagagagagaaagagaggtttcaaaacaaaataaacaataccTTCCCAAGATCTCCATGGAATGAATTGTACACTGCTGCAAATCTATAATACAGTCAAGGCATGAGAAAAGGTTCAAGACTTAAATGGAAATTTGGAAAAGATTGGACACCTTCAGCCTTGACTGGTGACAAGCCTGCAACCATTACAAGAGAGACGACTTGCCACAAACTAATGGGAAAATTACTCAGATATCAATTaacagaaaaattaaatattcaaaagtAAATTCATGTCAAACAAATGCACACAGCTAAAATTTGTTGACAACCATGTATATTTCACACTTGAAAAGACACTCGAAGCTAATGAAAAGGTAAATTCCAAATAACAAGGATACACTTGAATGGCCGGATCTCAGAGTTTTATAAAGGCAATGCTGGCGAATGTCAATAATCTGCCAGAAATATATCATTATTAGCATTTAACCTTCAAAACTGCAGAgcaacagggaaaaaaaatcttaaatgagTGTGGGTAGAGGCAAGGAGAGAGATGGGGGCAGATTCTTGAAGCACTGCAAATAGATAGTTCagctaatttaatttaagtaaATGCAAGAGGGTTGACtatcaaaaattctaaaaagatGCATGGCACTCAATAATATAGGCCACAACaactagaataaaaataattttagaaataataacaaaaatttgaAATCATATAATCTTCAGTTCAATAACTAGTCAAAGGATGCCCAGAAACAGAAACCATCATGCTCTTTTTTTCTGTGAGCTACCTGTCACAAGATTATctctaaaaagagaaaagaaagcatCCACTATCAACCAAAGCAAGTACCATATCTCTCTTCAGTTCTTCAATGCATTTATTGATTCATCTACAAATTCTCATTGAAGGGAGAAAATCAAACAAGACATTTTGGCATAACCATAATAAATGGAACTAGAAAAATATTCCACTCCTTGCTCAGAAAAAGACACTCAATTGTAGCAGTAAGGCACATCAGTTGGCAAGATGGCGTGAACCAACTAATGTGAAGCTTTCCTCTCCATAAAGTTTGgcttattatttaataaaaaaccaccACGGAGGCTTATCCAGACATAATAGGTAAAAAAGAATGTGTTCCTGGACTCTGCATTTGTACTTGCTCTCTAGTCAAGACCATGAATATTCTTCTCCAACAACTACTACAATATTAATTACATGCCCTAGGAGACAGGATATAAGTTTATGAACATGCCAAGATCTGACTTAATCTCTAAGAAGTAAGAAAGAACAGTTACAAATGCATGTTCCATGAACAGAAAGTGTAACTGATGAATTAAGAAACATACAAGACCTTAACATCGCCACCATCATCTGTAGAAGCAAGAAAAGTTGCCTTAGAGTTGCATGAAATCTGCATTGATTAGATACAAGCTCATTGTTAAACAGCTTCACAGCCATCAATCGCAGAAAGATTTAATATATCTAGCAGGATATTAACAGCACAACACTAAATTCTCAGTCTTTTAAGGAACATGAAGATTCTCTAGCAAAACAATTAACATTGCATAATGAAGCATGAGCTTCAGTTCAAATATCAACTATTTTGCAGTAGCTTGAGATTATCCATTCTGGTTTCTACAACTATTTGTTTTGGAGAATGGGTAAATAGTACATGGAATAATTAACATTAACCTCATCATTTAAGGTACActgacttttgtttttaaatgttctAGGTTACTAATGTTAGCAGAAGTCTCTATTTCTTTCCCACATAACAAAACAGATGATCATGGGTCCAAACTACAGAGAAATCAACAATGATGCTTTCGAGGTAACTCGATAAAGGTTGATAATTTTCGCATAAAATGTTAACTTCAGCACAGAACAAAAGGACTAGCTTCATCATCATTCCATGAAACAAAATGACGCATCAAATCATAAGATGATTAACTTTACAATAACAGTTCACCTGATTTATTTCCTCCTTGTTATAGGTATAACTCTTGAATGGCGTCCACGGACTAGcctttaaatacaaaaaaaatatatatatatatattaatctccAAAACTCATCATCAACATAAAGAGGAAAAGAATTAACAATGAAGCTGCTTACCATATTATGCAAATCAAAACACTTTACTGCATTTCCACAGGAAACATACATGATATCTTCATTCCCTGACTCATCATCATACCACCATCATTcaattttcaactttatttttcacCAAAGATAACTCTACATAGCATTGGGAGCTTACCAGGCTTGAAAGACAAGGAAGAAATAGGTTCCTGTGCAACTTCAGCAATATGCTGCGCGTCTTTGCATCGCATATCAAACAAGCAGATGCAACCATCCTCCCCGGCGGTGGCGACGACACCAGAACGGTCACGTGAGGCGATGCAGCACGTGGCAGTGGCTTTGTGACCTCTCAATCTTCTTGGCTCTGTCAtgaatctctctctctatctctctctccctctgttacctcttcttcttccctttttgTCGCTAAGGGTCATTTATGTGCTGTGCTGTGCGGTGCTGCTTTGCTTTAGCTCCGCCTGGTTACAACTGAATCCGGGTCAGAAGATGTTTACCGAATAATTTACCAACAATGAACCGGGTTGTCGATCTGTCCTCAAAGTCAGACTTAAGGGCCGGAATTGTGGGCTTATTGTGAGACCCAGTCTGGCCCTATAAGGGATTCGGACTTGCGGCTTGTTTTCGCTTAATTGCGTACTTATATACCTTTTGGTCAAACTGTggtctattattattattattattattattattattatatcattattatccaaattaatttatctttaatatagGTGACCAGAAAATGATGCAGAGAAAACTGCAAATGACTTGTcgtttattaacaaaaaaagcagatgatatcatttgaaaaaaaaaacaaacagagcaTGGAACCAGGCTTCTAGAACTATTTGGATCCATAAATAGATGTAAATGActtatcatttatttaaaaaaaaaaaaacagatgatatcatttaaaaaaaacaaaaacagcctCGGACCCAAGCTTTTAGAACTATTTGGATCCATAAATAGGCCCAATAATATCTCATCTCTTTTTATTagtcttttatttaaattttatttaatacaatctttctcatttatttattttactttatattattttttattcatattttaattaatacctctcttatttgttttttgaatttttaagttagagttttttaaatagtattgtgatttgtctttaatttttctccttttatattttatataaataaattgtatttacataaagaatttataaaaataaaattatttgttcttaGCAACCAAGATTAacctcaaagaaaaaataaatataaaaatgtataaaataaaaggacaatCGGgggttaaatatttatatatacatctaccttttaattttattaaaaagactGTCTTTCTATTTTAGTATTTACCcctaagaaaatataaataaaataaataattgagattaaatatttatatatatttatcttttatttttatcagaaagattatttttctgttttagtatttaattagtattaatatttttttgatttattaatttattaatttatttttattttattttattagatgtaaacaatatattttcattattcaattaaaaaaatcatgataccaACATGGACAACTTCTTCTCTTACGTTCAAGATTAATGCAAAATCCTAACACGATTTACAAGACTAGTACTTGTTAGGAGATCACAATTCAACATCCTTTatattggtttgatttttttttaatatctactGATTAAAGAAGGCAATAATAGCTCCTTAGTTAAATTTAAAGTGATAATCAATTCGGATATATTATGGTATTAAACTTTCATGTCCCATTAATTACTGGCCTCAATCTGTATATGGGAAAGGAAAAGGTGAAGAATGAGAAGTGTAACTTATCTAGTcaggttttaagttttttttctagagATTAATGGTTCGAGTTTCACAAATCTCAAAACCATTAAAGGCttatatggttattttttacaaatctcAGGGCTACTGAaggtttatatggtcattaactttaggacctgtaaaattagtcgagatacacaaAATTAATTCGAatatccatgttaataataataataataaaagtgatAGATAATAGGACATTATTTAAGAGATAAACTAAATTTAGTAACTAACGTATATATTGCATAAACATTCTAAAAGAATTAAGGTTATTTATGCTGCTTTGTTGTTTATATACATTTTGCTATTCGTTTTTatgctttattatttatataaacaatgaaatattttattatatttttaattgttttataacaaATTTATGTCATAGATAAGTCAAGTGAAATGTGTGAAAACTTTAAAATCACATAGAGTTGAGATGCACATCTATTTTCTAAAATGTGATAAGCTACAAATTATCTCtcacattttgtttttcaaaaaaataaagggtaGAATAAATGCTGTCCACCcccttaataataataagaaaaaataggatCACACGCCTAGCCTGCTATGGTGGGCTAGAGGGGGAGCATGACTTGATACtgagtgttttttcttcttttttggtttttttatattctgaattttaataatttttttaattattatatatctgatttgaaaataataatactaataataaattgttcatgaattttttatagaagttttttttatttaaatatttaaatagattttaaacatgattttattatatttatgatatttttagctttcaatcacataaaacaagacatattattttgatattttatgtaaacttcatttaacaattataaaatatttttaaaaaaaataaaaacaacaattcaagttaaaaatattgtGTTGAATATTAACAAGAGATGCATTAGTaggaaaatttatctttgtgaaaaaaactcaaaaaaattgtattttcaagtataataataataccaaataattttgaccttgaatcttttttttatgtttaaaacaaatttgaatccTCCCACAGCATAACGCGAGCACATAAATTagttcattttaaattaaaatccaaacctgttaattttatcattttgatctcaaatgttttaaaaaaacttctcaatctatcttcttctttttttattattaaagttgaccaatgttttctttaaatctgtatttttaaaatataaaatatgtataGTACTggactaaaaatattaatgttgattaatttctttgtcaaaagttttcaaatcaaattctttttattgtatgaaataaatacattaaacttaaaatattaaaaaaaaatgaaggacaTATTTACGAGATGTTGGAAACATTCAAAgtataactaataaaatttatagatttAAGATGTAATTGAGAATTAATATATAGACTTAGTATTTAGTTGAGACTAGTTTTATATAAACTCGAGATGTTAGTAATATTTATGTgagcatatttattttaacaatatatataaatttataatatactaAGTTATCTGATGAAAACTTCACCAAACTAAAATCTTTTAAGATGATATTGCAGActgtttattttatcttttaaaagaaattaaaaaaataatatttttttaatataaaaaaaaagaatgtgaaGGTTGAGGGGAACTCTTTAAAACTTCCTTACCTGATTTATTATCTAaatcaaacttcaaattaaataaatagagatggtCTCGACATGATTTTATTAGTTTGTTAGGttaataagtaaaaatataatttaattttaaaaatattattattgtttttttaaatattaaaataataatatatttaatgtaaTCTAGTTGATTCAGGTAAACTATTAAATTTAGTATAAACATTATCACAACATTTTCTAATactaataagtaaaaaaaacaatggattaCCTcgctttttttacttttttttttgttaatttaatttcccattattttttttttaattttttttgtcattaagtGAAACTTTTGCATGTGACCTAAATTTGGCTAAATGCTTCCTTTTGAAAGTG from the Populus nigra chromosome 9, ddPopNigr1.1, whole genome shotgun sequence genome contains:
- the LOC133703871 gene encoding uncharacterized protein LOC133703871 — encoded protein: MTEPRRLRGHKATATCCIASRDRSGVVATAGEDGCICLFDMRCKDAQHIAEVAQEPISSLSFKPGNEDIMYVSCGNAVKCFDLHNMASPWTPFKSYTYNKEEINQISCNSKATFLASTDDGGDVKIIDIRQHCLYKTLRSGHSSICSSVQFIPWRSWEVITGGLDSKLVMWDFSKGRPVKIVDFGLPDIKNGSNGAQCLNPAFVHALAVPDVDMLDKSDKICVVARGDGIVDVINIESELAVIRSKTSAKARKGSSSTSKDGVRAAGTGTLDENARKRLHLDYSVGGHAAAVSCVTFSLFGEKGKLIISGGNDKSVKVWDCSKYDDAVQTGGNSDVLRLNINLSKKVNWLCTTPTDSENLVVCDTTKVVKVYSVS